From Amphiprion ocellaris isolate individual 3 ecotype Okinawa chromosome 2, ASM2253959v1, whole genome shotgun sequence, a single genomic window includes:
- the gpr52 gene encoding G-protein coupled receptor 52: MNQSELTTDTLLTANSSHGDFFSRRASNHSCPLGWGLNEGVEACVLETAVIVLLTVLIIAGNLTVIFVFHCAPLLHHYTTSYFIQTMAYADLLVGLSCLVPTLSLLHYPAGVQEPITCQVFSYVISVLKSVSMACLACISVDRYLAITKPLSYNQLVTPCRLRGCITLIWVYSSLVFLPSFFGWGKPGYHGDIFEWCAHSWPTSALFTGFVVCLLYAPAALVVCFTYYHIFRICQQHNREISERRARFPSQEMETGEGNGGGHQGGHGPDRRYAMVLFRITSVFYMLWLPYIIYFLLESSHVLDSPALSFITTWLAISNSFCNCVIYSLSNSVFRLGMRRLSQTICSFSHCAADDRDFGEPKPRKRANSCSI; the protein is encoded by the coding sequence ATGAACCAGTCTGAACTGACAACGGACACGTTGCTCACTGCCAACAGCAGCCATGGAGACTTCTTTTCTAGAAGGGCCTCCAACCACTCCTGTCCCTTGGGCTGGGGGCTGAACGAAGGCGTAGAGGCTTGTGTTCTGGAGACTGCTGTCATTGTACTTCTCACAGTGCTCATTATTGCCGGGAACCTGACGGTGATCTTTGTGTTCCACTGTGCCCCTCTGCTACACCACTACACCACAAGCTACTTCATCCAGACCATGGCCTACGCTGACCTGCTGGTGGGCCTTAGTTGCCTTGTGCCCACCCTGTCTTTGCTCCACTATCCAGCAGGTGTCCAGGAGCCAATCACATGCCAGGTTTTCAGCTACGTCATTTCTGTTTTGAAGAGCGTTTCAATGGCCTGCTTGGCCTGTATCAGTGTGGACCGCTACCTGGCTATAACTAAACCACTATCCTACAACCAGCTGGTGACACCATGTCGGCTACGAGGCTGCATCACCCTCATCTGGGTCTACTCTAGCCTGGTTTTCTTACCCTCCTTCTTTGGATGGGGTAAACCAGGATATCATGGGGATATTTTTGAGTGGTGTGCTCACTCTTGGCCCACCTCTGCCCTCTTTACAGGTTTTGTGGTGTGTTTGCTATATGCACCTGCTGCCCTTGTGGTCTGTTTTACCTATTACCACATCTTTCGCATTTGCCAGCAACACAACAGGGAGATCAGTGAACGGCGGGCACGTTTCCCCAGCCAGGAGATGGAGACTGGTGAGGGGAATGGTGGTGGGCATCAAGGAGGGCATGGACCAGATCGACGCTATGCGATGGTGCTCTTCCGCATCACTAGTGTTTTCTATATGCTTTGGCTGCCCTACATAATCTACTTTCTGCTCGAAAGCTCCCATGTGCTGGATAGTCCTGCCCTCTCCTTCATCACCACCTGGCTGGCCATCAGCAATAGTTTCTGCAACTGTGTCATCTACAGCCTGTCTAACAGTGTGTTTCGCCTGGGCATGCGCAGGCTCTCCCAGACTATTTGTTCTTTCAGCCATTGTGCTGCAGATGACCGGGACTTTGGGGAGCCTAAACCAAGAAAAAGAGCAAACTCCTGTTCCATCTGA